One segment of Stenotrophomonas sp. SAU14A_NAIMI4_8 DNA contains the following:
- a CDS encoding riboflavin synthase yields MFTGIIEGVGRLAAREAIGGDVRFTFNVGSLPFDHVQMGESIAINGVCLTVIAFDASSFQADASTETLGLTTLGQLAEGAVINLERAMRPTDRLGGHLVSGHVDGLGQVLSIHEDARAQRWRFAAPAALRRYIAKKGSICVDGVSLTVNEVDDEGFEVALIPHTVANTAFSATGVGSAINLEIDLVARYVERLLGEGARA; encoded by the coding sequence TTGTTTACTGGAATCATCGAAGGCGTCGGCCGCCTGGCCGCACGCGAAGCCATCGGCGGCGATGTCCGCTTCACCTTCAACGTCGGCAGCCTGCCGTTCGACCACGTGCAGATGGGCGAGAGCATCGCCATCAACGGCGTGTGCCTTACCGTCATCGCGTTCGACGCCAGCAGCTTCCAGGCCGATGCGTCCACCGAGACCCTGGGCCTGACCACGCTGGGCCAGCTGGCCGAAGGCGCGGTCATCAACCTGGAACGCGCCATGCGCCCGACCGACCGCCTCGGCGGCCATCTGGTCAGCGGCCACGTCGATGGCCTGGGCCAGGTGCTGTCCATCCACGAAGATGCCCGTGCCCAGCGCTGGCGCTTTGCCGCGCCGGCGGCGCTGCGCCGCTATATCGCCAAGAAGGGCTCGATCTGCGTGGACGGGGTCAGCCTGACCGTCAATGAAGTGGACGATGAAGGCTTTGAAGTCGCGCTGATCCCGCACACCGTGGCCAATACCGCGTTCTCCGCCACCGGCGTGGGCAGCGCGATCAATCTGGAAATCGACCTGGTCGCTCGGTATGTCGAGCGGCTGTTGGGTGAAGGAGCCCGCGCATGA
- the ribB gene encoding 3,4-dihydroxy-2-butanone-4-phosphate synthase — protein MNFAPIPEILEDIRQGRMVVIVDDEDRENEGDLIMAAELVKPSDINFMVTHGRGLVCLPLTRTRAADLGLAPMVQSNTAQFQTNFTVSIEAAEGVTTGISAHDRAHTIRTAVKPNAKPADLHQPGHIFPLIAQPGGVLTRAGHTEAGVDLAMLAGLEPAGVLVEILNPDGSMARRPELEVFAREHGLKMGSIADLIAYRLATEKTVERVDERDIDTEFGPFKLVTYRDRIAHDLHFALVRGTPAADTPTLVRVQVENPLADLLHWRRDDFGVAATDALRAIAAEGAGVMVVLSAPRDGEALLARLRQQPAPVVPGKDKDVGQWRRNGAGAQILSELGLGKLRVLGTPRRQVGLAGYGLEVVETVTL, from the coding sequence ATGAACTTCGCCCCCATCCCCGAGATCCTGGAAGACATCCGCCAGGGCCGCATGGTCGTCATCGTCGATGACGAGGACCGCGAAAACGAAGGCGACCTGATCATGGCCGCCGAGCTGGTCAAGCCGTCGGACATCAACTTCATGGTCACCCACGGCCGTGGCCTGGTGTGCCTGCCGCTGACCCGCACGCGCGCGGCCGATCTGGGCCTGGCGCCGATGGTGCAGTCCAATACCGCGCAGTTCCAGACCAACTTCACCGTCAGCATCGAAGCCGCCGAAGGGGTGACCACCGGCATTTCCGCCCATGACCGCGCCCACACCATCCGCACCGCGGTGAAGCCCAACGCGAAGCCGGCCGACCTGCACCAGCCGGGCCACATCTTCCCGCTGATCGCCCAGCCCGGTGGCGTGCTGACCCGCGCCGGCCACACCGAAGCGGGCGTGGACCTGGCCATGCTGGCCGGGCTGGAACCGGCCGGCGTGCTGGTGGAAATCCTCAACCCCGACGGCAGCATGGCGCGCCGCCCGGAATTGGAAGTGTTCGCCCGCGAGCACGGCCTGAAGATGGGCTCCATCGCCGATCTGATTGCCTACCGCCTGGCCACCGAGAAGACCGTCGAGCGCGTGGACGAGCGCGACATCGACACCGAATTCGGCCCGTTCAAGCTGGTCACCTACCGCGACCGCATTGCCCACGACCTGCATTTCGCCCTGGTGCGTGGCACCCCGGCGGCCGATACCCCCACCCTGGTGCGGGTGCAGGTGGAAAACCCGCTGGCCGACCTGCTGCACTGGCGCCGCGACGATTTCGGCGTGGCTGCCACCGATGCGCTGCGTGCCATTGCCGCAGAAGGCGCCGGCGTGATGGTGGTGCTGTCGGCCCCGCGCGACGGCGAAGCCCTGCTGGCCCGCCTGCGCCAGCAGCCGGCGCCGGTGGTGCCGGGCAAGGACAAGGACGTGGGCCAGTGGCGCCGCAACGGTGCCGGCGCGCAGATCCTGTCCGAGCTGGGCCTGGGCAAGCTGCGCGTGCTGGGTACCCCCCGCCGCCAGGTCGGCCTGGCCGGGTACGGCCTGGAAGTGGTGGAGACGGTGACCCTATAA
- a CDS encoding DUF805 domain-containing protein, which produces MHKMMIPLKRYTQFNGRASRSEFWWFQLFIVIVSIPSYILSFIAGYTGSQSLALVSTGLSLMMALVFVLPCLAASVRRLHDTDRSGWWLLLGFVPFASLVLLVFLVLPSTPGDNRFGKPIPHV; this is translated from the coding sequence ATGCACAAGATGATGATCCCGTTGAAGCGCTACACGCAGTTCAACGGCCGCGCCAGCCGCAGTGAGTTCTGGTGGTTCCAGTTGTTCATCGTGATCGTTTCGATTCCGTCGTACATCCTGAGCTTCATCGCCGGCTACACGGGTTCGCAGAGCCTTGCACTGGTTTCGACCGGCTTGAGCCTGATGATGGCGCTGGTCTTCGTGCTGCCCTGCCTGGCCGCATCCGTGCGTCGCCTGCACGATACTGATCGCTCGGGCTGGTGGCTGCTGCTGGGTTTCGTACCGTTTGCGAGCCTGGTGCTGCTGGTGTTCCTGGTGCTGCCCAGCACACCGGGTGACAATCGGTTCGGCAAGCCGATTCCGCACGTTTAA
- a CDS encoding outer membrane beta-barrel protein codes for MRKILIVAALLAVAPLSAKAEALSYTYVEGGWTQFKTSDDDLNDPKIDGGYLRGSIALAEQVHVFGAWNYASKSYDYTYGTFKLELNQPELGIGYHMPFSDRVDYTADIAWVRQQAELTVKDVDFGRLTSKDHTNLVRATMGLRGKPSRMTEAWIKAGYMDGGNEFEGTWVGSVGGQINFTKTWGLVGEVAGYRDVTQFSAGVRASF; via the coding sequence ATGCGCAAGATTCTGATCGTGGCCGCCCTGCTGGCCGTTGCCCCGCTGTCGGCCAAGGCCGAAGCCCTGAGCTACACCTACGTTGAAGGTGGCTGGACCCAGTTCAAGACCAGCGACGACGACCTGAACGATCCGAAGATCGACGGCGGCTACCTGCGCGGTTCGATCGCGCTGGCCGAGCAGGTGCACGTGTTCGGCGCCTGGAACTACGCCAGTAAGTCCTACGACTACACCTACGGCACCTTCAAGCTGGAACTGAACCAGCCCGAGCTGGGCATCGGCTACCACATGCCCTTCAGCGACCGCGTGGATTACACCGCCGACATCGCCTGGGTGCGCCAGCAGGCCGAGCTGACCGTGAAGGACGTGGACTTCGGCCGCCTGACCAGCAAGGACCACACCAACCTGGTGCGCGCCACCATGGGCCTGCGTGGCAAGCCGTCGCGCATGACCGAAGCCTGGATCAAGGCCGGTTACATGGACGGTGGCAATGAATTCGAAGGCACCTGGGTCGGCTCGGTCGGCGGTCAGATCAACTTCACCAAGACCTGGGGTCTGGTGGGCGAAGTGGCCGGTTACCGCGACGTCACCCAGTTCTCCGCCGGCGTGCGCGCCAGCTTCTGA
- the thiL gene encoding thiamine-phosphate kinase — MSLAEFALIDRIRARTVERDDIVLGIGDDAALLQPRANEQLVVTADMLNSGVHFPVETPVFDIGWKTLAVNLSDLAAMGARPAWCTLALSLPEATEDWIEAFADGFFALADQHDIALIGGDTTRGPLSLSVTAMGQVGRGQALRRDRAQVGDDIWVSGTLGDAAGALRLWQQGALNVATATLLADYESLRLRLLRPTPRVTLGLRLRAFAHAAVDVSDGLLADLGHIATRSAVAVHVDADLLPVSNALRELLGRDGARDCALRGGDDYELCFTAAASQRDALHYLAESLDLPLTRIGRIAEGQGVHVDGEAADGGYQHFA, encoded by the coding sequence ATGTCCCTGGCCGAATTCGCCCTCATCGACCGCATCCGCGCCCGCACCGTCGAGCGCGACGACATCGTGCTGGGCATCGGCGATGACGCCGCGCTGCTGCAGCCGCGTGCCAATGAGCAGCTGGTGGTCACCGCCGATATGCTCAACAGCGGCGTGCATTTCCCGGTGGAAACCCCGGTCTTCGATATCGGCTGGAAGACGCTGGCGGTCAATCTTTCCGATCTGGCCGCGATGGGCGCGCGCCCGGCGTGGTGCACGCTGGCGCTGTCGTTGCCGGAGGCCACCGAAGACTGGATCGAGGCTTTCGCCGATGGCTTCTTCGCACTGGCCGACCAGCACGACATCGCGCTGATCGGTGGCGACACCACGCGCGGCCCGCTGTCGCTGTCGGTGACCGCGATGGGCCAGGTCGGTCGTGGCCAGGCGCTGCGCCGCGACCGCGCGCAGGTGGGCGACGACATATGGGTCAGCGGCACGCTGGGCGATGCCGCTGGCGCGCTGCGCCTGTGGCAGCAGGGCGCATTGAACGTGGCCACCGCCACGCTGCTGGCGGACTACGAGAGCCTGCGCCTGCGCCTGCTGCGGCCGACGCCGCGGGTGACCCTGGGCCTGCGCCTGCGCGCGTTCGCGCATGCGGCGGTGGATGTGTCCGACGGCCTGCTGGCCGATCTGGGACACATCGCCACGCGCAGCGCAGTGGCCGTGCATGTCGATGCCGATCTGTTGCCGGTTTCGAATGCACTGCGTGAGTTGCTGGGCCGCGACGGTGCGCGTGACTGTGCACTGCGCGGGGGGGATGACTACGAACTGTGCTTCACCGCCGCCGCCAGCCAGCGCGATGCGCTGCATTACCTGGCTGAATCGCTGGACCTGCCGCTGACCCGCATCGGACGTATTGCCGAAGGGCAGGGCGTGCACGTGGATGGTGAAGCCGCCGACGGCGGTTACCAGCATTTCGCGTAA
- a CDS encoding fimbrial protein, with protein MTELSISGRRNVQSEPISRISQLRIRPRSNPALVGTGTLELGFDVSVIRDCTVQGATLTLDDVRANALAGAESSAGDKDFVVNMACSHDNVPVELTLTDAHAPGSSGSLLAAAPGSDAAGVQIELLRNGLPVQLGMPWAYGMSVTGSNPIPLSARYARTADTLVAGAIVGEAVLMADYP; from the coding sequence ATGACCGAGCTTTCGATCTCCGGGCGTCGCAACGTGCAGAGCGAACCGATCTCGCGCATCTCACAGCTGCGTATCCGTCCGCGCAGCAATCCCGCACTGGTCGGCACGGGCACGCTGGAACTGGGATTTGATGTCTCGGTGATACGCGACTGCACGGTGCAGGGGGCCACGCTGACGCTGGACGATGTACGCGCCAATGCACTGGCCGGTGCCGAAAGTTCGGCCGGCGACAAGGACTTCGTGGTGAACATGGCCTGCAGCCACGACAACGTGCCGGTGGAGCTGACCCTGACCGATGCGCATGCACCCGGCAGCAGCGGCAGCCTGCTGGCCGCCGCGCCCGGCAGCGATGCCGCAGGCGTGCAGATTGAACTGCTGCGCAACGGCTTGCCCGTGCAGCTGGGCATGCCTTGGGCTTATGGCATGTCAGTGACTGGCAGCAATCCGATTCCGCTGAGCGCGCGCTATGCCCGCACCGCCGACACGCTGGTGGCCGGCGCGATTGTCGGCGAAGCCGTGCTGATGGCCGACTACCCCTGA
- the ribD gene encoding bifunctional diaminohydroxyphosphoribosylaminopyrimidine deaminase/5-amino-6-(5-phosphoribosylamino)uracil reductase RibD, with the protein MTTPFSALDHLHMANALRLAERAAYTTRPNPMVGCVIAHGERVVGQGWHQRAGGPHAEVFALREAGDEARGATAYVTLEPCAHYGRTPPCALALIEAGVSRVVAAMRDPFPQVDGGGFDLLRAAGIEVAEGLMAAQARELNKGFLSRVERNRPWLRVKLAASLDGRTAMADGTSQWITGAAAREDVQHWRARAGAILTGADTVLADDPMLTVRLADTEVLPPLRVVLDARLRSLECSRVREGGAPTLYLHDAAVSAPDAADAEFASVPSVDGRLDLGAVLALLAERGINEVHTEAGATLAGALLRGGWVDELLLYQAPTLLGDNGRPLLAGLGIDAMEQQRRLRVVDQRQVGQDLRLLLRA; encoded by the coding sequence ATGACCACCCCGTTCTCCGCCCTCGACCACCTGCACATGGCCAACGCACTGCGCCTGGCCGAGCGTGCCGCCTACACCACCCGCCCCAATCCGATGGTCGGCTGCGTCATCGCCCACGGCGAGCGCGTGGTCGGGCAAGGCTGGCACCAGCGTGCCGGCGGCCCGCATGCCGAGGTGTTCGCGCTGCGCGAAGCGGGCGACGAGGCGCGTGGCGCTACCGCCTACGTCACCCTGGAACCCTGCGCACACTACGGCCGCACGCCACCGTGTGCGCTTGCGCTGATCGAAGCGGGTGTATCCCGCGTGGTCGCCGCGATGCGCGATCCGTTCCCGCAGGTCGATGGCGGTGGCTTCGATCTGCTGCGTGCGGCCGGCATTGAAGTCGCCGAAGGTCTGATGGCCGCGCAGGCGCGCGAATTGAACAAGGGCTTCCTGTCGCGGGTGGAACGCAACCGGCCGTGGCTGCGGGTCAAGCTGGCCGCCAGCCTGGATGGTCGCACCGCGATGGCCGATGGAACGTCGCAGTGGATCACTGGCGCGGCGGCACGCGAAGACGTGCAGCACTGGCGCGCACGCGCAGGCGCCATCCTGACCGGCGCCGACACCGTGCTGGCCGACGACCCGATGCTGACCGTGCGCCTGGCCGACACCGAGGTGCTGCCGCCGCTGCGCGTGGTGCTCGACGCGCGCCTGCGCTCGCTGGAATGCAGCCGCGTGCGCGAGGGTGGGGCGCCGACGCTGTACCTGCACGATGCGGCGGTGAGCGCACCGGATGCAGCCGATGCCGAGTTCGCCAGTGTGCCCAGCGTGGATGGGCGGTTGGATCTGGGCGCCGTGCTGGCGCTGCTGGCCGAGCGCGGCATCAACGAAGTGCATACCGAAGCTGGTGCCACCCTGGCCGGTGCGCTGCTGCGCGGCGGCTGGGTGGATGAGCTGCTGCTGTACCAGGCGCCAACGCTGCTGGGTGACAACGGTCGACCGCTGCTTGCTGGCCTGGGCATCGACGCGATGGAGCAGCAGCGTCGCTTGCGCGTGGTCGATCAGCGCCAGGTGGGCCAGGACCTGCGGTTGCTGCTGCGCGCGTGA
- the nrdR gene encoding transcriptional regulator NrdR — translation MHCPFCQHADTRVIDSRVSEDGATIRRRRECEACNERFSTLETVELKLPAIVKSDGTREAFDQRKVRAGFDRALQKRAVPEEKIEAAVRAVVHQLRISGEREVPSIKVGEFVMNELRKLDHVGYVRFASVYRSFEDVADFREEIEKLERDLPSSTEQLQLLGDVIALTKKKKG, via the coding sequence ATGCATTGCCCCTTCTGCCAACATGCCGATACCCGGGTCATCGACTCGCGCGTCTCTGAAGACGGCGCGACGATCCGTCGTCGGCGTGAGTGCGAAGCCTGCAACGAACGCTTCAGCACGCTGGAAACCGTCGAACTGAAGCTGCCGGCCATCGTCAAAAGCGACGGCACGCGCGAGGCGTTCGACCAGCGCAAGGTGCGCGCCGGCTTCGACCGCGCGCTGCAGAAGCGCGCGGTGCCGGAAGAGAAGATCGAAGCGGCGGTGCGCGCGGTGGTGCATCAGCTGCGTATCAGCGGCGAACGTGAAGTGCCCTCGATCAAGGTGGGCGAGTTCGTGATGAACGAACTGCGCAAGCTCGATCATGTCGGCTATGTGCGGTTTGCTTCGGTGTACCGCAGTTTCGAAGACGTGGCCGATTTCCGCGAGGAGATCGAGAAGCTGGAACGCGACCTGCCGTCCAGCACCGAACAGCTGCAGCTGCTGGGCGATGTGATCGCCCTGACCAAGAAGAAGAAGGGCTGA
- the ribH gene encoding 6,7-dimethyl-8-ribityllumazine synthase — MSHYEGDLRTPETARFAILASRWNARITDALVAGARQSLAGNGITEASIDVIRVPGAWELPLVAARLAAAHEHAAILTLGCVIRGDTRHYEHVADRCAEGLMRVQLDFGVPVLNGVLAVERVEDAEARAGGSHGNKGEEVALAALEMVNLLEQLP; from the coding sequence ATGAGCCACTACGAAGGCGATCTTCGCACCCCTGAAACGGCGCGCTTTGCCATCCTGGCCAGCCGCTGGAACGCCCGCATCACCGATGCGCTGGTCGCTGGCGCCCGCCAGAGCCTGGCCGGCAATGGCATCACCGAAGCCAGCATCGACGTGATCCGCGTGCCGGGTGCCTGGGAACTGCCGCTGGTGGCCGCGCGCCTGGCCGCCGCCCACGAACACGCCGCCATCCTCACCCTGGGCTGCGTGATCCGCGGTGACACCCGCCACTACGAACACGTGGCCGACCGTTGTGCCGAAGGCCTGATGCGCGTGCAGCTGGACTTCGGCGTGCCGGTGCTGAACGGCGTGCTGGCGGTGGAACGCGTTGAAGACGCCGAGGCCCGCGCAGGCGGCAGCCACGGCAACAAGGGCGAGGAAGTCGCACTCGCCGCACTGGAAATGGTCAATCTGCTGGAGCAACTGCCATGA
- the nusB gene encoding transcription antitermination factor NusB, which produces MNKNTQGKPSGKPVRRDGIDPVLRSRARRRAVQALYAWQISGGNGQSLIAQFAHEQAREIADLAYFEALVHGVLDNRRDIDEALAPYLDRGIEEVDAIERAVLRLAGYELRYRLDVPYRVVINEAIESAKRFGSEHGHTYVNGVLDRAAVEWRKVESGH; this is translated from the coding sequence ATGAACAAGAACACCCAGGGCAAGCCCTCCGGTAAACCCGTCCGCCGCGATGGCATCGACCCGGTGCTGCGCTCGCGCGCCCGTCGTCGCGCCGTGCAGGCGCTCTACGCATGGCAGATCTCCGGTGGCAACGGCCAGTCGCTGATCGCCCAGTTCGCCCACGAGCAGGCGCGCGAAATCGCCGATCTGGCGTATTTCGAAGCGCTGGTACACGGCGTGCTGGACAACCGTCGTGACATCGACGAAGCCCTGGCCCCGTACCTGGACCGTGGCATCGAAGAAGTGGACGCCATCGAACGCGCCGTGCTGCGCCTGGCCGGCTACGAACTGCGCTACCGCCTGGATGTGCCGTACCGCGTGGTCATCAATGAAGCCATCGAATCGGCCAAGCGCTTCGGTTCCGAGCACGGCCACACCTACGTCAACGGCGTGCTGGATCGTGCCGCCGTGGAATGGCGCAAAGTCGAATCGGGTCACTGA